The DNA region GAAGCGCAGAGATGCTACGAGAGAGGAAATGCTGTTGGGTTTGTGAAATGAGCTctgtgtgtcctgggctgaaagtGGAGTGCTGAGACCTTAGGAAAGGGTGAGACACTGAATGGCCTGAGGTggatccctctgctctcagcagggcCTGGTGGATTTTAAGGTGAACATGGGACTGTGATTACCCTCTGTCTCAGAAAGGTACAAGCAGAGGGTAGCTGGGAACAAGATGGCTTTGATTTTGCTCAGAGAATTCTCCTCTAACTTCTCAttgtccttttccttctgttagaGTTCCCcatgcccagaggcagcagatgtccaacagcagctccatcacccagttcctcctcctggcattcgcagacacacgggagctgcagctcttgcacttctggctcttcctgggcatctacctggctgccctcctgggcaacggcctcatcatcaccaccatcgcctgtgaccaccacctccacacccccatgtacttcttcctcctcaacctctccatccttgacctgggatccatctccaccactgtccccaaatccatggccaattccctctgggaCATCAGGACCATCTCCTACTCAGGATGTGTTGCCCAAGTCTTCCTCTTTGTGTTCTTGCTTGGAGCAGATTTTGCCCTTCTCACGGTcatgtcctacgaccgctacgttgccatctgcaaacccctgcactacgggaccctcctgggcagcagagcttgtgtccacatggcagcagctgcctggggcgctgggtttctcaatgctctgctgcacacggccaatacattttccctgcccctctgccagggcaatgctgtggaccagttcttctgtgaaatcccccacatcctcaagctctcctgctcagatGCTGCCCTGAGGGAGGTTGGCTTCTTGTGTTTAGTGTCTTTTTAGcatttgtctgttttgttttcattgtggtgtcctatgtgcagatcttcaggtcagtgctgaggatcccctctgagcagggacggcacaaagccttttccacgtgcctccctcacctggccgtggtctccctGTTTATCAGTACGAGCTTttttgcctacctgaagccGCCCACtatctcctccccatcccttgaCCTGGTGATGGcagttctgtactcagtggtTCCTCCAGCACTAAACCctctcatctacagcttgaggaatcAGCAGTtgaaggatgcagtgtggaaactcaTGTCTGGCTCTTTTTAAGCAGCCACAAACTGCCCATCTTCATCTGTGTGTCACTTGCAATGTACTGCACTGCAGAACCAGCCTTTCTTTGGGAGCTTATTTAGATTCATTTTGGgagttattttttcttggttttgatgAAGCTGTTGACAGAGTAATGTCATTGTTCCTCCCACTGCTGTGTCAGTGTTTCCCTGTCTTGTGTGACCCAGAGACTGTGTAAATGAGCAGCCGTGCTCTGTTcttctttaaggaaaataaagaccCCAGCAGCCACTTGTTTGTCCATGATCCTTCCTCCAGGACTTtctcaggagctgctgggtCACCTCCAGATGTGGAGGGGGAAGAgtccagcactgcagagaaacagcactTGGTCTTTCTAGAGCTGCTGTCTTGGCATCTCCATGATCTTCTGAGCCCTTGTGCTGGTGGAAGCTCTGAgtgctctgagcttggtcactCTCCTGCGATTGGGCCGTGCTGGGATCACAGGAGGGGACAGGCAATGGGCATCTCTGTGACTGGGCTGATGTCCATGGGGTTGCTCTGACGGCCTGTGGGACTGAGAGTGCCTCAAGTTCACTTCACTTGGAGAACAACGTCCCCTGGAGACTGCCTGAGtgcagcactgggctgtgctgccttgGACCGAGATCTCTGTGTCCGTTCTTCATGGTGTGGGACATCTCATCTGAGTGCAGAGCAGGGTGACCAACCACAGCTCTGGGAGTGGCAGCAGGAGAACAAAGACcctgtgactgctgctgtgcagagccgCTGCGTGAGCACGGGGAGGGCTCTGTCTCTGAACACCCTGTGTGTGAGATGAGGGCACAACGTGTCCCAGTTCTGCCCCTGAGATCTGGCAGCAAACGATGGGAAGTGGTTGGTtacccttccctccctcttaaTCACAAAGGGGAATcgggaaaggaaaaaagtcctaaatgttaaaataaaaggatggatataataaaaacaataaaaactcaTGCTCTTACTATCAGTAACACTTAGGCTAATGCTCATGTGGGTGCCAGAGCTTGTTTTAGTACCAGTAGTagtgttagaatcatagaatcacatcgtagaatcatgaaatgggttgggttggaagcgaccttagAGATCAGCCAGATTtaacccccttgccatgggcagggacaccttccactggatcaggtttcttacagcctcatccaacctggccttgaacttcTCAGTACTAAAACTAACACTAATTTATATACAATGATATCAAGGCATTTGGCCCAGTTATAGATTGCAAACAACCAGCAATTGtcccctgggcaccctggggaAGCTGAAACAGGGAAATCATTCCAGATGAGTCCCAAACACCAACCATTTCCATGTCTGGCTGCACCTCCCAACCATGGGGAGGGACTTCAGCTACAAGGAaacctctgtcctcctcctttgctcacTGATACCCAACTCCACCACTGTTATCAATAAAAAGGGAACCCATTTCCTACTGACATTTCTCGCACCCCAGTCCCACAGCTCTCGCCACTGCTGGGCTCTCAGCCAAACCctttctcacacagctccaaacACATCAGGGGCTCATGGCCTTGTCTCATCCAACACGGAGAACGTCCATGGATTGGGatcccccagctgccctggggccttgctcagtgtttccccctgaaaggtttctcaaagcccatctctctcagcctctccttgtccaTAATGTGCTCCAGGCCCAACCATCCTTCTGGGCTGGGCAGGACtcgctccaggctgggcagggtcttccttgtgctgggagccccgtcctggacacagcagccctgatgtGTCCTGTGGTGGGTTAACCTTGTCCAGCAGACGGAcccccccagctgctccctccctgcccggAACCAAcgggacagagggagagagtgaACCAGAAGAGCTCATGGGCCGAGAGAAAGCAAAGGTGGTTCAGTGACCAATGACTGTCACTGGCACAGATGTGTGGACTTGCTGAAGGTCTATGTAATTTATTGCCAGTTAAGAAAGTTTTGGATTATGAGAAACAAGGACAAAATATTAAAGCCCATTTCCCTCACACTTTCTCCCACACTCAAATGCCTCCATTGCTCCCAGTTCCTCTGCCCAACCCAACTCCAGGAGGAGCatggaagatgaagaagagtGGGTGAAGAACatctccccccttccttcctcctcacactcttcccctgctccagcgtgggtcCCCTCCATGGGATCCCACGGTATTTGTGGTCAAGGCTCTGCGTGGTCCATTCCCTTCTCTCTACCCCGTGTCAGGGCCCTGAGAGCATCCAGGGGTCTTCATGGTGTCGACTGGCAACTCCTGGGCCTCCACCCACCCCTCTGTCCATGGCCCAGGAGACACTGAAACCAGGC from Cuculus canorus isolate bCucCan1 unplaced genomic scaffold, bCucCan1.pri scaffold_124_arrow_ctg1, whole genome shotgun sequence includes:
- the LOC104068777 gene encoding LOW QUALITY PROTEIN: olfactory receptor 14J1 (The sequence of the model RefSeq protein was modified relative to this genomic sequence to represent the inferred CDS: inserted 1 base in 1 codon) translates to MSNSSSITQFLLLAFADTRELQLLHFWLFLGIYLAALLGNGLIITTIACDHHLHTPMYFFLLNLSILDLGSISTTVPKSMANSLWDIRTISYSGCVAQVFLFVFLLGADFALLTVMSYDRYVAICKPLHYGTLLGSRACVHMAAAAWGAGFLNALLHTANTFSLPLCQGNAVDQFFCEIPHILKLSCSDAALREVGFXVFSVFLAFVCFVFIVVSYVQIFRSVLRIPSEQGRHKAFSTCLPHLAVVSLFISTSFFAYLKPPTISSPSLDLVMAVLYSVVPPALNPLIYSLRNQQLKDAVWKLMSGSF